The following are encoded in a window of Pangasianodon hypophthalmus isolate fPanHyp1 chromosome 14, fPanHyp1.pri, whole genome shotgun sequence genomic DNA:
- the LOC128320054 gene encoding histone-lysine N-methyltransferase SETD5-like isoform X3 yields MSFMSRVSVCGRSFSMCSASSCGTHNTSIFKKQRPVYRLCEMKLRRRRRDNPKQEAEYFTSAAKDKEGFDVKYINSFIGRGVFSCVHFDKGDFLLEYRGQLINKAECERRQKLYHDAMKAFMYEFRFNGRLLCVDASREDGSLGRLVNDDHISPNSKMKIITEEGKPHLCLFATRSIDPGEEITYDYGNSELPWRNKIVAEEHQLPPEENSTMALSEARRVKDNQSLSQHQAVSEADPFTPVTEDTQAAINQTEQNIAGAVTEVTSELTSVMDKLETDVLGGETEKNIAGAVTEVTSELTSVMDKLETDVPGGETEKNTAGTITEVTTVLTTIKDKMEPEVPRKETEKNCKHEMVFTTVSSMNKCAACVGPVASLKWIGLRCKVCNCFWHKSCFVKLIKNESLSWGCRRITHQKKPKLDVLVVFSKLYMWF; encoded by the exons ATGTCATTCATGTCACGTGTCTCGGTTTGTGGGCGGAGTTTCTCTATGTGCAGCGCGTCATCATGCGGAACTCATAATACgtcaatctttaaaaaacag CGTCCGGTGTACAGACTGTGTGAGATgaagctgaggaggaggaggagagacaatCCCAAACAGGAGGCTGAATATTTCACATCTGCTGCCAAAGACAAGGAGGGATTTgatgtgaaatatataaattcatttatag GACGTGGAGTATTCagttgtgttcattttgataaGGGAGATTTTCTTTTGGAGTACAGAGGACAACTCATAAACAAAGCTGAATGTGAACGACGACAGAAGTTATATCACGATGCCATGAAAGCGTTCATGTATGAATTCCGTTTCAATGGAAGACTCTTATG TGTCGATGCTTCCAGAGAAGATGGTTCCCTTGGGAGACTTGTCAATGATGACCACATCAgcccaaacagcaaaatgaaaataatcactgaagAGGGAAAGCctcatctgtgtttatttgcgACTAGGAGCATCGACCCTGGAGAAGAAATCACATACGATTATGGCAATTCTGAGTTGCCTTGGAGAAATAAG ATTGTAGCTGAAGAACACCAACTGCCACCAGAGGAAAACAGCACTATGGCATTGAGTGAGGCCAGGAGGGTGAAAGACAATCAGTCTCTGTCACAGCACCAG GCTGTTTCTGAGGCAGACCCCTTTACCCCTGTGACCGAAGATACCCAGGCAGCCATCAACCAAACAGAACAG aaTATAGCTGGAGCCGTCACTGAGGTTACGTCAGAGCTGACGTCTGTGATGGACAAGTTGGAGACTGATGTTctgggaggagagacagaaaag aatatagctggagccgtcactgaggttacatcagagctgacgtctgtgatggacaagttggagactgatgttccaggaggagagacagaaaag aatacAGCTGGAACCATTACTGAGGTTACAACAGTGCTGACGACTATAAAGGACAAGATGGAGCCTGAGGTTCCAAGaaaggagacagaaaag AATTGTAAACATGAAATGGTCTTCACAACTGTTTCGAGCATGAACAAATGTGCAGCATGTGTTGGACCTGTAGCATCACTCAAATGGATTGGTCTGAGATGCAAAG tcTGCAATTGTTTTTGGCACAAGTCCTGCTTTGTAAAACTTATTAAGAATGAGTCACTATCATGG GGATGCAGAAGGATCACCCACCAAAAGAAGCCAAAGCTGGATGTTCTGGTTGTATTTTCCAAGTTATATATGTGgttttga
- the LOC128320054 gene encoding histone-lysine N-methyltransferase SETD5-like isoform X2, with amino-acid sequence MSFMSRVSVCGRSFSMCSASSCGTHNTSIFKKQRPVYRLCEMKLRRRRRDNPKQEAEYFTSAAKDKEGFDVKYINSFIGRGVFSCVHFDKGDFLLEYRGQLINKAECERRQKLYHDAMKAFMYEFRFNGRLLCVDASREDGSLGRLVNDDHISPNSKMKIITEEGKPHLCLFATRSIDPGEEITYDYGNSELPWRNKIVAEEHQLPPEENSTMALSEARRVKDNQSLSQHQAVSEADPFTPVTEDTQAAINQTEQNIAGAVTEVTSELTSVMDKLETDVLGGETEKNIAGAVTEVTSELTSVMDKLETDVPGGETEKNTAGTITEVTTVLTTIKDKMEPEVPRKETEKNCKHEMVFTTVSSMNKCAACVGPVASLKWIGLRCKVCNCFWHKSCFVKLIKNESLSWLPNPRRYLVWECRLCHGCQTQNPDPTVVFI; translated from the exons ATGTCATTCATGTCACGTGTCTCGGTTTGTGGGCGGAGTTTCTCTATGTGCAGCGCGTCATCATGCGGAACTCATAATACgtcaatctttaaaaaacag CGTCCGGTGTACAGACTGTGTGAGATgaagctgaggaggaggaggagagacaatCCCAAACAGGAGGCTGAATATTTCACATCTGCTGCCAAAGACAAGGAGGGATTTgatgtgaaatatataaattcatttatag GACGTGGAGTATTCagttgtgttcattttgataaGGGAGATTTTCTTTTGGAGTACAGAGGACAACTCATAAACAAAGCTGAATGTGAACGACGACAGAAGTTATATCACGATGCCATGAAAGCGTTCATGTATGAATTCCGTTTCAATGGAAGACTCTTATG TGTCGATGCTTCCAGAGAAGATGGTTCCCTTGGGAGACTTGTCAATGATGACCACATCAgcccaaacagcaaaatgaaaataatcactgaagAGGGAAAGCctcatctgtgtttatttgcgACTAGGAGCATCGACCCTGGAGAAGAAATCACATACGATTATGGCAATTCTGAGTTGCCTTGGAGAAATAAG ATTGTAGCTGAAGAACACCAACTGCCACCAGAGGAAAACAGCACTATGGCATTGAGTGAGGCCAGGAGGGTGAAAGACAATCAGTCTCTGTCACAGCACCAG GCTGTTTCTGAGGCAGACCCCTTTACCCCTGTGACCGAAGATACCCAGGCAGCCATCAACCAAACAGAACAG aaTATAGCTGGAGCCGTCACTGAGGTTACGTCAGAGCTGACGTCTGTGATGGACAAGTTGGAGACTGATGTTctgggaggagagacagaaaag aatatagctggagccgtcactgaggttacatcagagctgacgtctgtgatggacaagttggagactgatgttccaggaggagagacagaaaag aatacAGCTGGAACCATTACTGAGGTTACAACAGTGCTGACGACTATAAAGGACAAGATGGAGCCTGAGGTTCCAAGaaaggagacagaaaag AATTGTAAACATGAAATGGTCTTCACAACTGTTTCGAGCATGAACAAATGTGCAGCATGTGTTGGACCTGTAGCATCACTCAAATGGATTGGTCTGAGATGCAAAG tcTGCAATTGTTTTTGGCACAAGTCCTGCTTTGTAAAACTTATTAAGAATGAGTCACTATCATGG CTTCCAAACCCCAGGAGATATCTGGTGTGGGAATGTAGACTCTGCCATGGCTGCCAAACCCAAAACCCTGACCCTACCGTGGTGTTCATTTAG
- the LOC128320054 gene encoding histone-lysine N-methyltransferase SETD5-like isoform X1, whose amino-acid sequence MSFMSRVSVCGRSFSMCSASSCGTHNTSIFKKQRPVYRLCEMKLRRRRRDNPKQEAEYFTSAAKDKEGFDVKYINSFIGRGVFSCVHFDKGDFLLEYRGQLINKAECERRQKLYHDAMKAFMYEFRFNGRLLCVDASREDGSLGRLVNDDHISPNSKMKIITEEGKPHLCLFATRSIDPGEEITYDYGNSELPWRNKIVAEEHQLPPEENSTMALSEARRVKDNQSLSQHQAVSEADPFTPVTEDTQAAINQTEQNIAGAVTEVTSELTSVMDKLETDVLGGETEKNIAGAVTEVTSELTSVMDKLETDVPGGETEKNTAGTITEVTTVLTTIKDKMEPEVPRKETEKNCKHEMVFTTVSSMNKCAACVGPVASLKWIGLRCKVCNCFWHKSCFVKLIKNESLSWVSAFIIHYINFSHLQVQFLVIVCFLVLESKYW is encoded by the exons ATGTCATTCATGTCACGTGTCTCGGTTTGTGGGCGGAGTTTCTCTATGTGCAGCGCGTCATCATGCGGAACTCATAATACgtcaatctttaaaaaacag CGTCCGGTGTACAGACTGTGTGAGATgaagctgaggaggaggaggagagacaatCCCAAACAGGAGGCTGAATATTTCACATCTGCTGCCAAAGACAAGGAGGGATTTgatgtgaaatatataaattcatttatag GACGTGGAGTATTCagttgtgttcattttgataaGGGAGATTTTCTTTTGGAGTACAGAGGACAACTCATAAACAAAGCTGAATGTGAACGACGACAGAAGTTATATCACGATGCCATGAAAGCGTTCATGTATGAATTCCGTTTCAATGGAAGACTCTTATG TGTCGATGCTTCCAGAGAAGATGGTTCCCTTGGGAGACTTGTCAATGATGACCACATCAgcccaaacagcaaaatgaaaataatcactgaagAGGGAAAGCctcatctgtgtttatttgcgACTAGGAGCATCGACCCTGGAGAAGAAATCACATACGATTATGGCAATTCTGAGTTGCCTTGGAGAAATAAG ATTGTAGCTGAAGAACACCAACTGCCACCAGAGGAAAACAGCACTATGGCATTGAGTGAGGCCAGGAGGGTGAAAGACAATCAGTCTCTGTCACAGCACCAG GCTGTTTCTGAGGCAGACCCCTTTACCCCTGTGACCGAAGATACCCAGGCAGCCATCAACCAAACAGAACAG aaTATAGCTGGAGCCGTCACTGAGGTTACGTCAGAGCTGACGTCTGTGATGGACAAGTTGGAGACTGATGTTctgggaggagagacagaaaag aatatagctggagccgtcactgaggttacatcagagctgacgtctgtgatggacaagttggagactgatgttccaggaggagagacagaaaag aatacAGCTGGAACCATTACTGAGGTTACAACAGTGCTGACGACTATAAAGGACAAGATGGAGCCTGAGGTTCCAAGaaaggagacagaaaag AATTGTAAACATGAAATGGTCTTCACAACTGTTTCGAGCATGAACAAATGTGCAGCATGTGTTGGACCTGTAGCATCACTCAAATGGATTGGTCTGAGATGCAAAG tcTGCAATTGTTTTTGGCACAAGTCCTGCTTTGTAAAACTTATTAAGAATGAGTCACTATCATGGGTGAGtgcatttataattcattatataaattttagtcATTTGCAAGTGCAATTTCTAGTGATCGTTTGTTTTCTGGTACTAGAGAGTAAGTACTGGTGA
- the LOC128320054 gene encoding histone-lysine N-methyltransferase SETD5-like isoform X4 → MEPSRPVYRLCEMKLRRRRRDNPKQEAEYFTSAAKDKEGFDVKYINSFIGRGVFSCVHFDKGDFLLEYRGQLINKAECERRQKLYHDAMKAFMYEFRFNGRLLCVDASREDGSLGRLVNDDHISPNSKMKIITEEGKPHLCLFATRSIDPGEEITYDYGNSELPWRNKIVAEEHQLPPEENSTMALSEARRVKDNQSLSQHQAVSEADPFTPVTEDTQAAINQTEQNIAGAVTEVTSELTSVMDKLETDVLGGETEKNIAGAVTEVTSELTSVMDKLETDVPGGETEKNTAGTITEVTTVLTTIKDKMEPEVPRKETEKNCKHEMVFTTVSSMNKCAACVGPVASLKWIGLRCKVCNCFWHKSCFVKLIKNESLSWVSAFIIHYINFSHLQVQFLVIVCFLVLESKYW, encoded by the exons ATGGAGCCCTCG CGTCCGGTGTACAGACTGTGTGAGATgaagctgaggaggaggaggagagacaatCCCAAACAGGAGGCTGAATATTTCACATCTGCTGCCAAAGACAAGGAGGGATTTgatgtgaaatatataaattcatttatag GACGTGGAGTATTCagttgtgttcattttgataaGGGAGATTTTCTTTTGGAGTACAGAGGACAACTCATAAACAAAGCTGAATGTGAACGACGACAGAAGTTATATCACGATGCCATGAAAGCGTTCATGTATGAATTCCGTTTCAATGGAAGACTCTTATG TGTCGATGCTTCCAGAGAAGATGGTTCCCTTGGGAGACTTGTCAATGATGACCACATCAgcccaaacagcaaaatgaaaataatcactgaagAGGGAAAGCctcatctgtgtttatttgcgACTAGGAGCATCGACCCTGGAGAAGAAATCACATACGATTATGGCAATTCTGAGTTGCCTTGGAGAAATAAG ATTGTAGCTGAAGAACACCAACTGCCACCAGAGGAAAACAGCACTATGGCATTGAGTGAGGCCAGGAGGGTGAAAGACAATCAGTCTCTGTCACAGCACCAG GCTGTTTCTGAGGCAGACCCCTTTACCCCTGTGACCGAAGATACCCAGGCAGCCATCAACCAAACAGAACAG aaTATAGCTGGAGCCGTCACTGAGGTTACGTCAGAGCTGACGTCTGTGATGGACAAGTTGGAGACTGATGTTctgggaggagagacagaaaag aatatagctggagccgtcactgaggttacatcagagctgacgtctgtgatggacaagttggagactgatgttccaggaggagagacagaaaag aatacAGCTGGAACCATTACTGAGGTTACAACAGTGCTGACGACTATAAAGGACAAGATGGAGCCTGAGGTTCCAAGaaaggagacagaaaag AATTGTAAACATGAAATGGTCTTCACAACTGTTTCGAGCATGAACAAATGTGCAGCATGTGTTGGACCTGTAGCATCACTCAAATGGATTGGTCTGAGATGCAAAG tcTGCAATTGTTTTTGGCACAAGTCCTGCTTTGTAAAACTTATTAAGAATGAGTCACTATCATGGGTGAGtgcatttataattcattatataaattttagtcATTTGCAAGTGCAATTTCTAGTGATCGTTTGTTTTCTGGTACTAGAGAGTAAGTACTGGTGA